A region of the Theileria equi strain WA chromosome 4 map unlocalized gcontig_1105316255039, whole genome shotgun sequence genome:
CATACAGGTTATTATCGTCATCTTTATACTACCCTGCCATGTAGTATAAATTTCCTATAAGGTACTCTTGCCCATGTTCCCCTACTTATGCACCCAGCATACCCATTCTAACAATCGTATCCATTCAACAAACCTTTAAAAATCCGTGAACATCGTCGTTACAGAGTGCAACTCCCTCGTCTATTTGTTCGATTATAAAGTGTTTTGTCTCGTTTATTTGCTTGACAATCTCCATCGTCGGTGGGTCGCTAAATATGAATGTGAAGAGGAAAACGTACatgaatgaatgtgtagattGCAAGGTGTATAAGGGTAAACTGGGTTCTATATTATCCAGTAAATGGATGAGTTCCGGGTATAAAGTGCAAGGACGTCTTCATAGTGAATGAAAGTTTATTATTTATCCAcggtagtactccattagaccaactactcagtacccAAGCTAGTATATAGAGTATCTTCATAGAGTCAAAGATTATTACAGTCAATAAACTGCAAACTTGACAATCGCAATGATCCATGATGCAAATGCAGTTGCCTCAGTAC
Encoded here:
- a CDS encoding conserved hypothetical protein (encoded by transcript BEWA_053480A) encodes the protein MYVFLFTFIFSDPPTMEIVKQINETKHFIIEQIDEGVALCNDDVHGFLKGSIKMTIITCMRWIYWWN